Proteins from one Cicer arietinum cultivar CDC Frontier isolate Library 1 chromosome 3, Cicar.CDCFrontier_v2.0, whole genome shotgun sequence genomic window:
- the LOC101508514 gene encoding uncharacterized protein, with amino-acid sequence MNVTPAVRNFPQRMTILDIDLNGLPVADEDDGPSIPLLEVEQPVIIIDDDDVIESSPRAFAEAAKNKSRNRNRSSRQPLNETIINYNFYINLEGGDESSIAMDMIEPPPKEPVFNCPICMGPLGEEIMSTRCGHIFCKNCIKTAINVQGKCPTCRKKVTVKQLVRVFLPSPI; translated from the coding sequence ACGCCTGCTGTGAGAAATTTTCCCCAAAGAATGACAATTTTGGACATTGACCTTAACGGATTACCAGTTGCTGATGAGGATGACGGACCTTCGATTCCGTTATTAGAAGTTGAACAGCCTGTCATTATTATTGATGACGATGATGTTATTGAATCTTCTCCGAGAGCTTTTGCTGAAGCAGCTAAAAACAAGTCAAGAAATCGCAACAGAAGCAGTAGACAACCTCTAAATGAAACAattattaattacaatttttatataaatttggaAGGCGGCGACGAAAGTAGCATAGCTATGGATATGATTGAACCACCACCAAAGGAACCTGTATTCAATTGTCCAATATGCATGGGACCTTTGGGAGAAGAAATTATGTCAACAAGGTGTGGTCATATTTTTTGCAAGAATTGTATTAAGACTGCTATAAATGTTCAAGGTAAATGTCCCACATGTAGAAAGAAGGTTACTGTTAAACAGCTTGTTAGGGTATTTCTCCCATCACCGATCTGA